A region from the Kribbella shirazensis genome encodes:
- a CDS encoding 1-acyl-sn-glycerol-3-phosphate acyltransferase translates to MADADVIPIGSGGRPGRGTGRRTTPSAAARALAGPGTKKSRTRAAEPTEETVEAATELPTAGAPDGGEALDFARLGQVVRELFGDDGERRVAEWLAFLRRRVTGEYELDEFGYDTDLTDQVLLPLLRPLAEKWFRVEVRGVENIPDTGSALIVANHSGTMPLDGLITQLIVADHTGRPLRTLAADLVFKTPFVGELARKGGATLASNDDAERLLRQGNVVGVWPEGFKGLGKPFSERYKLQRFGRGGFVSAAMRTGVPIVPCSIVGAEEIYPLVGNLASLARLVGVPYIPVTPFFPLLGPLGMVPLPSKWLIEFGEPIRTDDFADGAADDPMLVFNVTDQVRETIQQTLYTLLMQRRSVFF, encoded by the coding sequence GTGGCTGACGCCGACGTGATCCCGATCGGCTCCGGCGGCAGGCCGGGCCGGGGCACTGGCCGTCGTACGACGCCGTCGGCCGCGGCTCGCGCGCTGGCCGGACCCGGTACGAAGAAGAGTCGTACCCGGGCAGCGGAGCCGACCGAGGAGACCGTGGAGGCGGCCACCGAGTTGCCGACCGCCGGTGCACCCGACGGCGGCGAAGCACTCGACTTCGCCCGGCTCGGGCAGGTCGTGCGGGAGCTGTTCGGCGATGACGGCGAGCGCCGGGTGGCGGAATGGCTGGCGTTTCTGCGCCGGCGGGTGACCGGGGAGTACGAGCTCGACGAGTTCGGCTACGACACGGACCTGACCGACCAGGTGCTGCTGCCGCTGCTGCGTCCGCTCGCGGAGAAGTGGTTCCGGGTGGAGGTGCGCGGCGTCGAGAACATCCCCGACACCGGCAGCGCCCTGATCGTCGCGAACCACTCCGGCACGATGCCGCTCGACGGGCTGATCACGCAGCTGATCGTCGCCGACCACACCGGACGGCCGCTGCGTACGCTGGCGGCGGATCTGGTGTTCAAGACGCCGTTCGTCGGGGAGCTGGCCCGCAAGGGCGGCGCGACGCTGGCGAGCAACGACGACGCCGAGCGGCTGCTCCGGCAGGGCAATGTGGTCGGCGTGTGGCCGGAGGGATTCAAGGGGCTCGGGAAGCCGTTCAGCGAGCGGTACAAGCTGCAGCGGTTCGGCCGCGGCGGCTTCGTCAGCGCGGCCATGCGGACCGGCGTACCGATCGTGCCCTGCTCGATCGTCGGCGCGGAGGAGATCTATCCGCTGGTCGGGAACCTGGCGTCCCTGGCCCGGCTGGTCGGCGTCCCGTACATCCCGGTCACGCCGTTCTTCCCGCTGCTCGGGCCGCTCGGGATGGTTCCGCTGCCGTCGAAGTGGCTGATCGAGTTCGGCGAACCGATCCGCACCGACGACTTCGCCGACGGCGCCGCGGACGACCCGATGCTGGTCTTCAACGTCACCGACCAGGTCCGCGAAACCATCCAGCAGACGCTCTACACCCTGCTCATGCAACGCCGCAGCGTCTTCTTCTGA
- a CDS encoding DUF5667 domain-containing protein, translated as MASTAALVLLGGGIGSAAAAQQAMPGDTLYGMKRSIENVATNVGVGDDSRGRRDLEHAMTRLSEVRELAQNGGSVGTINATLDDFSAQSRKGVSRLVASYQQNGDESSITAITAFITSARQALVGLAPKLPPESLKSGVEALATIEQLSRHTAAACPKCAAPKPDAATPSTGTNSNQPGRTTPGTGTEPSDPVKASTSTSPKASATTAPTPVDSSTLQPTTAPTKLPNTTIVEESTAPPPTVLKTPPPPSSSNSPIATPTVLPSLTPTATPSWPWPFPTTPIINLPGIIQTLFPPWK; from the coding sequence GTGGCCAGTACCGCCGCGCTCGTCCTGCTCGGAGGTGGCATCGGTTCCGCCGCCGCCGCTCAGCAGGCGATGCCCGGCGACACGTTGTACGGAATGAAGCGCAGCATCGAGAACGTGGCGACCAATGTGGGTGTCGGCGACGACTCCCGCGGCCGGCGCGATCTCGAGCACGCCATGACCCGACTGTCCGAAGTCCGCGAGCTGGCCCAGAACGGCGGCTCCGTGGGCACGATCAACGCGACACTGGACGACTTCTCGGCGCAGTCCCGCAAGGGCGTGTCCCGACTGGTCGCGTCGTACCAGCAGAACGGCGACGAGAGTTCGATCACCGCGATCACGGCCTTCATCACCAGCGCCCGCCAGGCTCTTGTGGGGCTCGCGCCGAAACTCCCGCCGGAGTCGCTGAAGTCCGGTGTCGAGGCACTGGCCACCATCGAGCAGCTGTCGCGGCACACCGCGGCCGCCTGCCCGAAGTGCGCCGCGCCCAAGCCGGACGCCGCTACACCGAGCACCGGCACGAACAGCAACCAGCCGGGCCGCACCACGCCCGGCACCGGCACCGAGCCGAGCGACCCGGTCAAGGCGTCGACGTCGACCAGCCCGAAGGCTTCGGCGACGACGGCCCCGACCCCGGTCGACTCGAGCACGCTGCAGCCCACCACGGCACCGACGAAGCTGCCGAACACCACGATCGTCGAGGAGTCCACCGCTCCGCCGCCGACGGTCCTGAAGACACCACCCCCGCCGTCGTCGTCAAACTCGCCGATTGCGACGCCCACGGTGCTGCCTTCGCTGACTCCGACCGCCACGCCGTCCTGGCCGTGGCCGTTCCCCACCACACCGATCATCAACCTGCCCGGCATCATCCAGACCCTGTTCCCACCCTGGAAGTAG
- a CDS encoding sigma-70 family RNA polymerase sigma factor produces MTTPEPSPDGMRRAELVDRAQAGDVGAFGELYDEYSLTVYRYIYARVSSSALAEDLTSETFVRALRALDSFRWQGRDFGAWLVTIARNLITDHYKSGRVRLEVVTDEIETHDRQTEGPEIDVLAAATAEVLRDAVAGLPDEQRDCLTMRFFAGLSIAETAKALEKSEGAVKQLQLRAVRHLAKVIPKDLR; encoded by the coding sequence TTGACCACGCCGGAACCAAGCCCGGACGGGATGCGGCGAGCGGAGCTCGTCGATCGCGCCCAGGCCGGGGACGTCGGTGCGTTCGGTGAGCTGTACGACGAGTACTCGCTCACCGTCTACCGCTACATCTATGCCCGGGTGTCGTCGTCGGCGCTCGCCGAGGACCTGACCAGCGAGACCTTCGTCCGGGCGCTGCGCGCGCTGGACTCGTTCCGCTGGCAGGGCCGCGACTTCGGCGCCTGGCTCGTGACGATCGCCCGGAACCTGATCACCGACCACTACAAGTCCGGCCGGGTCCGGCTCGAGGTGGTCACCGACGAGATCGAGACCCACGACCGGCAGACCGAGGGACCGGAGATCGACGTGCTGGCCGCGGCCACCGCGGAGGTACTCCGGGACGCGGTCGCCGGCCTGCCCGACGAGCAGCGCGACTGCCTGACGATGCGGTTCTTCGCGGGTCTGTCGATCGCCGAGACGGCCAAGGCGCTGGAGAAATCCGAAGGCGCCGTCAAGCAACTCCAACTGAGAGCCGTACGGCACTTGGCGAAGGTTATCCCCAAGGACTTGAGATGA
- a CDS encoding AMP-binding protein, producing the protein MNVNFADILRDTAQRHGERPALVDGDRRLTWSELDQAVEATAQGFAAAGLVPGYRVLLLMPNSIEFVTSYLGILRAGLVAVPLNTGLTKPELATVAEHSGARLAVVDPGLADRVEGVRTVVPGELQGDAPLLPSIDPETLAVLLYTSGTSGDPRAAMLTHRALIANVRNLTQLGVDRMGPEDVVLGVLPMFHAFGLNAVLGWAVASGAALVVEQRFDPEHTLQLIGRYGVTRLPLAPPALHALLTRPDLREALETVKVVLTGASTLDRALADRFEQASGLHVNQGYGLTEASPGVTTTLGEVAPKPGSVGRPLPNVEVRIADEQGEDVEGDDPGEIVIRGGNLFSGYWPDGVDGPDEDGWYRTGDVGFLDPDGDLFLVDRLRELIIVSGFNVFPSEVEDVLVGAPGVREAAVIGVPSEETGEAVKAFVVPAPDATVDPAAVGEYAATRLARFKCPVEIEVVDHLPHSVTGKVAKGRLREGDR; encoded by the coding sequence GTGAACGTGAATTTCGCGGACATTCTTCGTGACACAGCGCAACGTCACGGCGAGCGTCCCGCGCTGGTCGACGGGGATCGGCGGCTGACCTGGAGCGAGCTCGACCAGGCCGTCGAAGCGACCGCGCAGGGGTTCGCCGCGGCCGGTCTGGTGCCCGGGTACCGGGTGCTGCTGCTGATGCCCAACAGCATCGAGTTCGTCACGTCCTACCTGGGCATTCTTCGTGCAGGCCTGGTCGCCGTGCCGCTGAACACAGGCCTCACCAAGCCCGAGCTGGCGACCGTCGCGGAGCACTCCGGCGCCCGCCTGGCGGTCGTGGATCCGGGCCTGGCGGACCGCGTCGAGGGCGTCCGGACGGTGGTGCCCGGCGAGCTTCAGGGTGACGCTCCGTTACTTCCGTCGATCGATCCCGAGACGCTCGCGGTGTTGCTCTACACCTCCGGAACCAGTGGAGATCCGCGGGCCGCGATGCTCACCCATCGGGCACTGATCGCCAACGTGCGGAACCTCACCCAGCTCGGCGTGGACCGGATGGGGCCCGAGGACGTGGTGCTCGGGGTGCTCCCGATGTTCCACGCGTTCGGTCTGAACGCGGTCCTCGGCTGGGCGGTCGCGTCCGGCGCCGCGCTCGTCGTCGAGCAGCGGTTCGACCCCGAGCACACCCTGCAGTTGATCGGCCGGTACGGCGTGACGCGCCTGCCGCTCGCCCCGCCCGCGCTGCACGCGTTGCTGACCCGCCCCGATCTGCGCGAGGCGCTCGAGACGGTCAAGGTCGTGCTGACCGGGGCGTCCACCCTCGATCGCGCGCTCGCGGACCGCTTCGAGCAGGCCTCCGGGCTGCACGTGAACCAGGGGTACGGCCTGACCGAGGCCTCCCCGGGAGTCACCACGACCCTCGGCGAGGTCGCGCCGAAACCCGGTTCGGTGGGCCGTCCGCTGCCGAACGTCGAGGTCCGGATCGCCGACGAGCAGGGCGAGGACGTCGAGGGTGACGACCCGGGCGAGATCGTGATCCGGGGCGGCAACCTGTTCTCGGGCTACTGGCCCGACGGCGTGGACGGCCCCGACGAGGACGGCTGGTACCGGACCGGTGACGTCGGGTTCCTGGACCCGGACGGCGACCTGTTCCTGGTCGACCGGCTGCGCGAGCTCATCATCGTGTCCGGCTTCAACGTCTTCCCGAGCGAGGTGGAGGACGTACTGGTCGGTGCTCCCGGCGTCCGGGAGGCCGCGGTCATCGGCGTACCGTCCGAGGAGACCGGCGAGGCGGTGAAGGCGTTCGTCGTACCGGCGCCGGACGCCACGGTCGATCCGGCCGCGGTCGGCGAGTACGCCGCGACCCGGCTGGCGCGGTTCAAGTGCCCGGTCGAGATCGAGGTGGTGGACCACCTGCCGCACTCGGTCACCGGCAAGGTCGCCAAGGGCCGGCTGCGGGAAGGGGACCGATGA
- a CDS encoding glutaredoxin family protein: MNRVTLYGKPGCHLCDDAREIVRAVCAELGVEWSEVDITQDDRLFTQYGEQIPVTFVDGKQHDFWRVDPARLRKALTS, encoded by the coding sequence ATGAACAGGGTCACGCTGTACGGGAAGCCTGGGTGTCACCTGTGCGACGACGCCCGGGAGATCGTCCGGGCGGTCTGCGCCGAACTGGGCGTGGAGTGGAGCGAGGTCGACATCACGCAGGATGACCGGTTGTTCACGCAGTACGGCGAACAGATCCCGGTCACGTTCGTCGACGGGAAGCAGCACGACTTCTGGCGGGTGGACCCCGCACGCCTCCGAAAGGCCCTGACCAGCTAG
- a CDS encoding redox-sensing transcriptional repressor Rex, which translates to MTRASSRRPGPPTRTERGIPEATVARLPVYLRALTALSDSGIATASSEDLATAAGVNSAKLRKDLSYLGSYGTRGVGYDVEYLRYQIAREIGVTQDWAVVIVGIGNLGHALANYSGFGTRGFRIVALLDADPNLVGERIGDMEVRDFAELEEIVESDRVSIGVITTPAGPAQEVCDRLVAAGVTSILNFAPVVLSVPDGVDIRKVDLSIELQILAYHEQRKSGEAALPQVPELPAMNGLTDLPSVGGGVGL; encoded by the coding sequence GTGACGCGTGCCAGCAGCCGTCGCCCCGGCCCGCCGACGAGAACCGAACGCGGCATCCCCGAGGCGACTGTCGCGCGCTTGCCGGTCTATCTGCGGGCCCTGACCGCGCTCTCGGACAGCGGTATCGCCACCGCGTCGAGCGAGGACCTGGCGACCGCCGCGGGCGTGAACTCGGCCAAGCTCCGCAAGGACCTGTCCTACCTGGGGTCGTACGGCACCCGCGGTGTCGGGTACGACGTGGAGTACCTGCGCTACCAGATCGCCCGCGAGATCGGCGTCACCCAGGACTGGGCCGTGGTCATCGTCGGGATCGGAAACCTCGGCCACGCGCTGGCGAACTACTCCGGGTTCGGCACCCGTGGCTTCCGGATCGTCGCCCTGCTGGACGCCGACCCGAACCTGGTCGGCGAGCGGATCGGTGACATGGAGGTCCGGGACTTCGCCGAACTCGAGGAGATCGTCGAGTCCGACCGGGTCTCGATCGGTGTCATCACCACCCCGGCCGGTCCGGCGCAGGAGGTGTGCGACCGGCTGGTCGCCGCCGGCGTGACCAGCATCCTGAACTTCGCGCCCGTCGTGCTGTCCGTGCCCGACGGCGTCGACATCCGCAAGGTGGACCTCTCGATCGAGTTGCAGATCCTGGCGTACCACGAACAACGAAAGTCCGGAGAGGCGGCGCTCCCCCAGGTGCCCGAGCTACCAGCGATGAACGGTCTGACGGATCTCCCGAGTGTCGGGGGAGGTGTCGGCCTGTGA
- a CDS encoding glutamyl-tRNA reductase has product MSYLVVGISHRSAAIDVLERVALDADAATKLALAVHNSAAVAESAVVATCNRTEVYATVDRFHAGMDEVTAILSDVTGVPLLDLAEHLYVHFEEGAVAHLFQVAVGLDSMVVGESQILGQVKETLRVGQDNETIGTDLNALFQHALRVGKRARTETGIDSAGRSVVSAGLEAVGGFEGRRALIVGAGSMASLAAQTLSAGGARSVTVANRNYERAVALADRVGGTAIELAAVPAALRDADLVVSCTGARGVVLTEAMIRDATSSTSDGRAFGVLDVALPRDVAPEAARIPGVTLITLADLVGTAGGSEADIDEVRRIVGEETGSFEATRRAASVAPTVVALRAMASGLVDAELARLERRLPGLDEHQRNEVERTIRRVVDKVLHNPTVRVKELGGDPGGPTYADALRQLFALDQATVEAVTTPKGSEQA; this is encoded by the coding sequence ATGAGCTACCTCGTGGTCGGCATCAGTCATCGTTCCGCTGCCATCGACGTTCTCGAGCGGGTCGCGCTCGACGCGGACGCGGCGACCAAGCTCGCGCTCGCGGTGCACAACTCGGCGGCCGTCGCGGAGTCCGCGGTCGTTGCCACCTGCAACCGGACCGAGGTCTACGCCACCGTCGACCGGTTCCACGCCGGGATGGACGAGGTCACCGCGATCCTGTCCGACGTCACCGGCGTACCGCTGCTGGATCTGGCCGAGCACCTGTACGTGCACTTCGAGGAGGGCGCGGTCGCGCACCTGTTCCAGGTCGCCGTCGGGCTGGACTCGATGGTCGTCGGCGAGAGCCAGATCCTCGGCCAGGTCAAGGAGACGCTGCGCGTCGGCCAGGACAACGAGACCATCGGCACGGACCTGAACGCGCTGTTCCAGCACGCGTTGCGGGTCGGCAAGCGGGCGCGTACCGAGACCGGTATCGACTCCGCCGGCCGCTCGGTCGTCTCGGCCGGTCTCGAGGCGGTCGGCGGCTTCGAGGGACGCCGGGCGCTGATCGTCGGCGCCGGCTCGATGGCCTCGCTGGCCGCGCAGACCCTGTCGGCCGGCGGCGCGCGCAGCGTGACCGTTGCCAACCGCAACTACGAGCGCGCGGTCGCACTCGCGGACCGGGTCGGCGGTACGGCGATCGAGCTGGCCGCGGTCCCGGCGGCGTTGCGCGACGCCGACCTGGTCGTATCGTGCACCGGCGCGCGCGGCGTCGTACTGACCGAGGCGATGATCCGCGACGCCACATCGAGCACATCGGACGGCCGGGCTTTCGGTGTGCTCGACGTGGCGCTGCCGCGCGACGTCGCGCCCGAGGCGGCCCGGATTCCCGGCGTCACGCTGATCACGCTGGCCGACCTCGTCGGTACGGCGGGCGGCAGCGAGGCCGACATCGACGAGGTACGGCGGATCGTCGGTGAGGAGACCGGGTCGTTCGAGGCGACCCGGCGGGCCGCGTCGGTCGCGCCGACCGTGGTCGCGCTGCGGGCGATGGCGAGCGGACTCGTCGACGCCGAGCTGGCCCGCCTCGAGCGCCGGCTGCCCGGCCTCGACGAGCACCAGCGCAACGAGGTCGAGCGGACCATCCGGCGCGTCGTCGACAAGGTGCTGCACAACCCGACGGTCCGGGTGAAGGAGCTCGGCGGCGATCCGGGCGGACCGACGTACGCCGACGCGCTGCGGCAGCTGTTCGCACTCGACCAGGCGACCGTGGAAGCGGTCACGACGCCGAAGGGGAGTGAGCAGGCATGA